In Dama dama isolate Ldn47 chromosome 9, ASM3311817v1, whole genome shotgun sequence, the following proteins share a genomic window:
- the LOC133061203 gene encoding olfactory receptor 10H1-like produces the protein MQGGNFSSATEFILIGFSTFPHLQLMFFLLFLLMYLFTLLGNLLIMATVWRDRSLHTPMYLFLCALSISEILYTFAVIPRMLADLLSTDHSIALRACASQMFFSFTFGFTHSFLLTVMGYDRYVAICHPLRYNVLMNPRGCACLVAWSWAGGSVIGLVVTVAIFQLTFCGSNEIHHFVCHVQALLKLACGENVSILAMGLGLVCITALLGCCLLILLSYAFIVATILRIPSAEGRHKAFSTCVSHLTVVIEHYGFASVIYLKPKGPQSLEIDTLMGITYTVLTPFLSPIIFSLRNKELKIAMKKTFLSKL, from the coding sequence ATGCAGGGAGGCAACTTCTCATCAGCAACTGAATTCATCCTCATCGGCTTCTCCACCTTCCCCCACCTTCAGCTGATGttcttcctgctcttcctgctgATGTACCTGTTCACACTGCTGGGGAACCTGCTTATCATGGCCACCGTCTGGAGGGACCGCAGCCTCCACACACCCATGTACCTTTTCCTGTGTGCCCTCTCCATCTCAGAGATCCTATACACCTTTGCTGTCATCCCACGCATGCTGGCCGACCTGCTTTCCACTGACCACTCCATTGCTTTGAGAGCCTGTGCCAGCCAGATGTTCTTTTCCTTCACGTTTGGCTTCACCCACTCCTTCCTGCTCACAGTCATGGGctatgaccgctacgtggccatctgccaccCTCTTCGCTACAATGTGCTCATGAACCCCCGAGGCTGTGCCTGCCTGGTGGCCTGGTCCTGGGCTGGGGGCTCAGTCATTGGCTTGGTCGTGACAGTAGCCATTTTCCAACTAACTTTCTGTGGATCTAATGAGATCCATCATTTTGTTTGCCATGTGCAGGCTCTTCTGAAGTTGGCCTGTGGAGAAAATGTCTCCATTCTGGCCATGGGCTTAGGACTGGTGTGTATCACCGCCCTGCTGGGCTGCTGTCTCCTCATCCTCTTGTCTTATGCCTTCATCGTGGCCACCATCTTGAGGATCCCTTCAGCCGAGGGCCGGCACAAAGCTTTCTCCACGTGTGTGTCCCACCTCACTGTGGTGATAGAGCACTATGGCTTTGCCTCTGTCATCTACCTCAAGCCCAAGGGGCCCCAGTCTCTGGAAATAGACACCTTGATGGGCATCACCTACACGGTCCTCACTCCTTTCCTGAGCCCCATCATCTTCAGCCTCAGGAACAAGGAGCTGAAGATCGCCATGAAGAAGACCTTCCTCAGCAAACTCTAG